In the Bacillota bacterium genome, CTCGTAGATTTCGACAGTCCGAGCCTGTCGCTCAACCTCGATGCCTTCCCGTGCGAGCTCGTAAAGGCGGCGCCCTTTATGATGAACTGCAGACATCATCGGCGGCACCTGCTGGATCTCGCCACGGAACTGGGACATGGCATCAAAGACGGCAGCTTTTTCGATCTCGAAGTTGGAAGTCTCTCTGGTGGGCGTCCCCGTGGAATCCGCGGTGTCGGTGGAGACCCCAAACACAATCTCAGCGATGTACTCCTTAGGCAGGTCGACCATGAACCTCGCGAGCCTGGTCGCTCTCCCCAGGCAGAGTACAAGGACGCCTGTGGCAGGCGGGTCCAGTGTGCCGGTGTGGCCACACGAACGCTCATCAGTGATCCGCCGCACTCGTGCCACCACGTCGTGAGAGGTGAACCCCTGGGGCTTGTCGACCACGATTAGGCCGTCCACTTGAAACCCGCTGTCGACAGTGCTTCCGCTATTCTCGGGATAACCTGCGACTTTACGGCCTCCATCGAACCTGAGATTGTGCATCCGGACGCCCTCACGTGGCCGCCTCCGCCAAGTTCGGCCGCGATCCTGGCCACATCCACCTTCTCCTTGGAGCGAAGCCCGACCCGGATTTGGTCCCCCGGCAGCTCA is a window encoding:
- the truB gene encoding tRNA pseudouridine(55) synthase TruB; this translates as MDGLIVVDKPQGFTSHDVVARVRRITDERSCGHTGTLDPPATGVLVLCLGRATRLARFMVDLPKEYIAEIVFGVSTDTADSTGTPTRETSNFEIEKAAVFDAMSQFRGEIQQVPPMMSAVHHKGRRLYELAREGIEVERQARTVEIYEIRPVDAESWPDPVVFGSRGRIQVRCSKGTYVRTLCVDLCRALRVEG